A stretch of the Cytobacillus luteolus genome encodes the following:
- a CDS encoding copper oxidase gives MKRCYHVVAIPIRIVVNNFGDYNPNGMMYVLKENEEKVKELVRKNPFSTVDLVQPLVIRANEGDVVEILFENKLPFAAGMHFQEADYDVLDSDGANVGFNPNTLAECGDKIKYVIKANLDGIYFFSDLGNPSSTEDGSNSNGLFGALFVQPRGSWWTDPVTGGPINSGVYADIHHSFLPSRREYAWMFHDEMEINDITGNRPINPLTGQPSESFHGVNYRYEPEHRRKQLIDEGVVCPDCDGEEVHHDSWVFGDPATPILRGYVGDPALIRLVHAGVKETHVFHYHVHQWFRDPKNVNSEIFDSQSTSPQTHYNIEPLYGLGSLHGAIGDAIIHCHLYPHFAVGMWGINRIFDTLQDGSQCYPNGEPIAALQPLPDRPAPPLPTKERPGFPNFIPGKVGCKAPRPPLGIVGGREMTELEKNAAVPNARPGAVFADPCLENSIVKEFNISVIELPLIYNRQGWHDPKGRIYVLDEDIEAICSGRKEPEPLVFHATAGTCIRINFTNRLPHILDGDAFQLVTRTYEIGMHIHFVKFDVLVNDGANVGWNYDSGVLPGETMRYEYFADVELKAWFFHDHLFATAHQQHGVFASGVIHPRFTKFLDSTTGQEVRNGTQVTTTNPIIPDYRDIALMVHDFALIFDKDGRPLNPPEFPGSQDDPGLFGVNFKNEPLQFRLGKDCDPAYSFSSFVHGDPVTPILRAYAGDSIRIRLLQGAQEESHSFNLHGLKWPTERRDLDTTMEDQQHIGISESFTFETYIPRGGDYLWTFETEEDLWNGTWGLFRAYDEEVPDLIPLSDRPLPPKRSTPLPECTGLPPAKAKTVCSVGPPNSPIKKFDVVAFQTPVIYNSYGDHDPNGIVFALREDVDDILCGKKNPEPLVLRANAGDVVEVTLESRLKFELFPFKDGIYPYPRVKEQAFYPPSLRISLHPQLLQYDVKTSAGETVGFNADQTVGPGEKITYSWFVEDAHGAIGMWDMADIRNHRSQGAFGAFIAEPRGTSYLDPFSLKPVRTGANAVLRNPFLPDKREFVMIMHDGLRLLDKLDQLIIDPFDGVLLGSGEVDEEVDTYDEGSRGFNYRTERLINRYREHPELENLFSSKVFGDPATPLFEAYAGDPVSIKLVTPAERRRTHTFHLHGHRWHFEPRDLNSRIESFVGFNVIGRKANLWLIGGAGSVYNFPGDYMYRSGNIMWDIELGMWGIMRVHGELQDHLHPLKD, from the coding sequence ATGAAGCGATGCTATCATGTCGTCGCTATTCCTATTCGGATTGTGGTAAATAACTTTGGAGATTATAACCCGAATGGCATGATGTATGTTTTAAAAGAAAATGAAGAAAAGGTTAAGGAACTTGTTAGGAAGAATCCTTTCTCAACCGTTGATCTTGTTCAGCCACTTGTTATTCGTGCAAATGAAGGAGATGTTGTTGAGATCTTATTTGAAAACAAACTCCCATTTGCAGCAGGGATGCACTTTCAGGAAGCAGATTATGATGTGTTAGATTCAGATGGTGCGAATGTCGGTTTTAATCCGAATACTCTAGCAGAATGTGGTGACAAGATAAAATATGTAATTAAAGCAAACCTCGATGGAATTTACTTCTTTTCAGACTTAGGTAATCCATCAAGTACTGAAGATGGGTCAAATAGCAATGGGCTGTTTGGTGCATTATTTGTTCAACCACGAGGATCTTGGTGGACAGATCCGGTTACAGGAGGACCAATTAATAGTGGTGTATATGCTGATATCCATCATTCATTTTTACCATCTCGCCGTGAATATGCATGGATGTTTCATGATGAAATGGAGATTAATGATATTACTGGGAATCGACCAATTAACCCTTTAACAGGTCAACCTTCTGAGTCATTCCACGGAGTCAATTATAGATACGAACCTGAGCATAGACGAAAACAATTGATAGATGAAGGTGTTGTTTGTCCAGATTGTGATGGAGAAGAAGTACACCATGATTCGTGGGTGTTTGGTGATCCTGCAACTCCAATATTAAGAGGTTACGTAGGTGATCCGGCTCTTATTAGACTTGTGCATGCTGGGGTTAAAGAAACTCACGTGTTTCACTACCATGTTCACCAATGGTTCAGAGATCCTAAAAATGTAAACTCCGAGATATTTGATTCTCAATCGACTAGTCCACAAACGCATTACAACATTGAACCATTGTATGGACTAGGGAGTTTACATGGTGCAATTGGTGATGCTATCATCCACTGTCATTTATATCCTCACTTTGCAGTTGGTATGTGGGGAATTAATCGAATTTTTGATACCCTTCAAGATGGAAGTCAATGTTATCCGAATGGTGAGCCTATTGCAGCACTACAGCCATTGCCTGACAGACCAGCACCCCCGTTGCCAACAAAGGAACGTCCTGGATTTCCAAACTTTATTCCAGGTAAAGTTGGCTGTAAAGCACCGAGGCCACCACTCGGCATTGTTGGTGGACGCGAGATGACAGAGTTAGAAAAAAATGCCGCTGTCCCCAACGCAAGACCTGGAGCAGTATTTGCTGATCCTTGCTTGGAAAATTCGATTGTAAAAGAATTTAATATCTCAGTAATTGAACTACCTCTCATCTATAATCGTCAAGGCTGGCATGATCCAAAAGGACGAATATATGTGTTAGATGAAGATATTGAAGCAATTTGCTCAGGAAGAAAGGAACCCGAACCTCTTGTCTTCCATGCCACAGCAGGCACTTGTATTCGGATTAACTTTACAAACAGGCTCCCGCATATTCTTGATGGTGACGCGTTTCAACTTGTAACAAGAACCTATGAGATAGGTATGCATATCCATTTTGTTAAGTTTGATGTATTAGTTAATGATGGAGCAAATGTTGGTTGGAACTATGATTCTGGTGTTCTGCCAGGTGAAACAATGCGCTATGAATATTTTGCAGATGTGGAATTAAAAGCGTGGTTTTTTCATGATCATTTATTTGCAACAGCCCATCAACAGCATGGTGTGTTTGCCTCAGGAGTAATTCATCCGAGGTTCACTAAATTTCTTGATTCAACTACAGGCCAAGAAGTACGCAATGGCACGCAAGTTACTACTACAAATCCAATCATTCCAGACTATCGAGATATTGCTTTAATGGTTCACGATTTTGCGTTGATTTTTGATAAGGACGGACGACCGCTAAATCCACCTGAGTTTCCAGGCTCTCAGGATGATCCCGGATTGTTCGGAGTGAACTTCAAAAATGAACCATTACAATTTAGGCTTGGGAAAGACTGTGATCCAGCCTACTCCTTTAGTTCATTTGTTCATGGAGATCCAGTCACACCTATACTCAGGGCTTATGCTGGTGATTCCATCCGAATAAGATTACTACAAGGAGCACAGGAAGAATCACACAGCTTTAATCTTCATGGCCTTAAATGGCCAACAGAAAGAAGAGACTTAGACACAACAATGGAAGACCAACAGCATATAGGAATCTCAGAGTCCTTCACATTTGAGACGTATATTCCTCGAGGTGGAGACTATTTATGGACGTTTGAAACGGAAGAGGATTTGTGGAATGGAACTTGGGGACTCTTCAGGGCATACGATGAGGAAGTACCGGATCTGATACCGTTATCTGACAGGCCACTGCCTCCCAAACGTTCAACCCCATTACCAGAATGCACAGGATTACCACCTGCAAAAGCAAAAACAGTATGTTCAGTTGGACCACCGAATAGTCCAATTAAAAAATTTGATGTGGTTGCTTTTCAAACCCCAGTTATTTATAACTCATATGGTGACCATGATCCAAATGGAATTGTGTTTGCATTAAGAGAGGATGTAGATGATATCCTTTGTGGGAAAAAGAATCCAGAACCACTGGTGCTAAGGGCTAACGCTGGAGACGTTGTAGAAGTTACGTTAGAGAGTAGATTGAAATTTGAATTGTTTCCATTTAAAGATGGGATATATCCTTATCCACGGGTCAAAGAACAAGCCTTCTATCCTCCATCCTTACGAATTTCATTACATCCTCAACTCCTACAATATGATGTGAAAACGTCAGCGGGAGAAACCGTTGGATTTAATGCAGACCAAACCGTAGGGCCTGGTGAAAAGATAACATACAGCTGGTTTGTAGAAGATGCGCACGGAGCTATTGGTATGTGGGATATGGCGGATATCCGTAATCACCGCTCACAAGGAGCATTTGGTGCATTTATTGCAGAACCTAGAGGAACTAGCTATTTGGATCCTTTTTCATTAAAACCAGTTAGAACAGGTGCCAATGCTGTATTACGTAATCCATTTTTACCAGATAAGCGAGAATTTGTCATGATTATGCATGATGGATTACGCTTACTAGACAAACTTGATCAACTAATTATTGATCCATTTGATGGAGTTTTACTTGGTAGTGGAGAAGTGGATGAAGAAGTGGATACGTATGATGAAGGCTCGCGTGGCTTCAACTATCGTACTGAGCGTTTAATTAATAGATATAGAGAGCATCCAGAACTAGAGAACTTATTTAGTTCTAAGGTATTCGGTGACCCAGCAACTCCATTATTTGAAGCCTATGCTGGAGACCCAGTCTCGATAAAACTTGTAACACCTGCTGAACGAAGACGTACACATACTTTCCATCTTCATGGTCATAGATGGCACTTTGAGCCCCGAGATCTAAATTCACGTATAGAATCCTTTGTTGGATTTAACGTGATAGGAAGAAAAGCAAATTTATGGCTGATAGGCGGAGCAGGTAGCGTATACAACTTCCCAGGTGACTATATGTATCGTTCGGGAAATATTATGTGGGATATTGAACTGGGAATGTGGGGGATCATGCGTGTTCATGGAGAACTTCAAGACCATCTGCATCCTTTAAAAGATTAA